A single genomic interval of Asinibacterium sp. OR53 harbors:
- a CDS encoding DUF4294 domain-containing protein: MNKPGRHIVFWLVLGCFLASVQQVCSQTNGRGPYDTVKVYALVTPTGDTIPFDYLPTVEVIGKLTRQWKNYWANWTRLRNAVYVTYPYAKAAGRIMNEINLRLTNVSDKKQRRLIIRSKEKELKKQFTDKLTQLSVYQGKVLMKLINRETGNNCYEIIEEYKGFITAAFWQTVAVVFGSNLKQPYDAKGNDAEMERIVKDVERMYGYSRG, translated from the coding sequence GTGAATAAACCCGGACGCCATATTGTTTTTTGGCTGGTGCTTGGCTGCTTTTTGGCATCGGTGCAACAAGTCTGTTCGCAAACGAACGGGCGCGGGCCGTATGATACCGTGAAAGTATATGCCCTAGTTACCCCCACAGGCGATACCATCCCCTTTGATTATCTGCCTACCGTAGAAGTGATTGGCAAGCTTACACGTCAATGGAAAAATTACTGGGCCAACTGGACCCGCCTGCGCAACGCCGTTTACGTTACCTATCCTTATGCCAAAGCGGCTGGTCGCATTATGAATGAGATCAATCTGCGGCTGACCAATGTAAGTGATAAAAAACAGCGGCGACTCATTATCCGTTCCAAGGAAAAAGAATTGAAAAAGCAGTTTACCGATAAGCTCACGCAACTCTCCGTTTACCAGGGTAAAGTACTCATGAAGCTCATCAACAGGGAAACGGGCAATAATTGTTACGAGATCATAGAAGAATACAAAGGATTCATCACTGCTGCTTTTTGGCAAACCGTTGCGGTGGTATTTGGCAGCAACCTGAAACAGCCTTATGATGCGAAGGGGAATGATGCAGAGATGGAGCGTATTGTGAAAGATGTAGAGAGAATGTATGGCTATTCGAGAGGCTAA
- the aat gene encoding leucyl/phenylalanyl-tRNA--protein transferase codes for MSLYALNDQLWFPPVQDALEDGLLAMGGDVGIDRLLLAYKSGIFPWYDGDIPLWWSPDPRFVLFPDELKESKSMKAIEKKQVFQFRTNTAFADVIRNCKLLARKGQDGTWITDELEASFNELHRMGVAHCAEAWHEGILVGGLYGIRMGHCFFGESMFSKHSNASKFAFIQYVKLLKQEGVQLIDCQVYTEHLESLGARMIPRKDFIQRISKG; via the coding sequence ATGTCGCTCTACGCATTGAACGACCAGCTCTGGTTTCCTCCGGTGCAGGATGCACTGGAAGATGGCCTGTTGGCCATGGGTGGCGACGTGGGTATTGACCGTCTGTTGCTGGCTTATAAAAGCGGCATTTTCCCCTGGTACGATGGAGATATTCCCCTGTGGTGGAGTCCCGATCCGCGCTTTGTGCTCTTTCCCGATGAATTGAAGGAAAGCAAGAGCATGAAAGCCATTGAAAAAAAACAGGTCTTTCAATTCAGAACCAACACCGCTTTCGCTGATGTGATCCGCAACTGCAAACTGCTCGCAAGAAAAGGACAGGATGGCACCTGGATCACCGATGAATTGGAAGCTTCATTCAATGAATTGCACCGCATGGGTGTGGCACATTGTGCAGAAGCCTGGCATGAAGGAATATTAGTGGGCGGACTATACGGCATTCGCATGGGACATTGCTTTTTCGGCGAAAGCATGTTCAGCAAACACAGCAATGCCAGTAAGTTTGCTTTTATTCAATATGTGAAACTATTGAAACAGGAAGGCGTGCAGTTGATCGACTGCCAGGTGTATACCGAACACCTTGAAAGCCTGGGTGCGAGGATGATCCCCCGAAAAGATTTTATTCAACGTATCAGCAAGGGTTAG
- a CDS encoding ATP-dependent Clp protease adaptor ClpS: protein MMVYPSNASTQPWEAEEQDILTATALPYSLIVWNDEVNTFEWVIETLMTVCGHTLEQAEQSALLIHFKGKYAVKKGDYDTLKPMRDAITDRGIGATIESTDL from the coding sequence ATGATGGTTTACCCCTCGAATGCATCTACCCAGCCCTGGGAAGCGGAAGAACAGGATATACTTACAGCCACTGCACTACCGTATAGCCTCATTGTGTGGAATGACGAAGTAAATACGTTCGAATGGGTCATCGAAACCCTCATGACCGTTTGCGGTCATACACTGGAACAGGCCGAACAATCGGCCCTGCTCATCCATTTCAAAGGCAAATATGCGGTGAAGAAAGGCGACTACGATACCCTCAAACCCATGCGCGATGCCATTACCGACAGGGGCATCGGCGCAACTATTGAATCAACTGATCTGTAA
- a CDS encoding TSUP family transporter yields MTPVMEPENISQTKVEAQQNSANPLFPVFLQLNNLRLVVVGGGPVALEKLTAVLNNSPLTNITLVADAVIDDIYVLQQQHANIRIVQKEYAAGDLDNAEVVIVAVNNIETAARIREDAKQRRLLVNVADKPELCDFYLSSVMSKGNLKVAISTNGKSPTIAKRVKELLIEVLPDEIDDVLQNMHIIRDQLKGDFADKVNTLNDLTRVLAAKKIDLQEIKTPREKTGQKIVKWSLFAFVFMIIGSAIVSYFPLPGMVDAIKTIPQHIDTRMILMMMLTGFLAQMADGSLGMGYGTISTVFLLAVGVPPAIVSSRVHSARVFSSGVSGYSHHRFGNINKKLFKTLVIPGILGAVTGASLACFFSKSHPQVALWVRFLLTFYTAYLGYYIIRKAFVKKKSLNKVKRAGWLASVGGFMDAFAGGGWGALVTSTLIAKRKDARYVIGSVCLAEFFVVLASAITFFILLENLPIGEIIGLIVGGMIAAPIAARLVGKLPLKTMYITIGGFVVLTSIYTLWNVIHKIWI; encoded by the coding sequence ATGACCCCAGTAATGGAGCCGGAAAACATATCGCAGACAAAAGTAGAAGCGCAGCAGAATAGTGCCAACCCTTTATTTCCTGTATTTCTTCAACTGAATAACCTGCGCCTAGTGGTAGTGGGCGGAGGGCCTGTTGCTTTGGAAAAGCTGACGGCCGTGTTGAATAACTCACCGCTTACTAATATTACCCTGGTAGCAGATGCTGTGATCGATGATATTTATGTATTGCAGCAGCAACATGCCAATATTCGCATCGTACAAAAAGAATATGCTGCCGGCGACCTGGATAACGCAGAGGTAGTCATTGTAGCAGTGAACAATATCGAAACAGCTGCACGCATACGCGAAGATGCCAAACAAAGAAGACTACTGGTGAATGTGGCCGATAAGCCTGAGCTCTGTGATTTTTATTTAAGCAGTGTGATGTCGAAGGGCAACCTGAAAGTGGCCATTTCTACGAATGGGAAATCACCTACTATTGCTAAACGGGTAAAAGAATTATTGATAGAAGTGCTGCCAGATGAAATTGACGATGTGTTGCAGAATATGCACATCATACGTGATCAGTTGAAAGGCGATTTTGCCGATAAGGTGAATACACTGAATGACCTGACCCGTGTGCTGGCAGCGAAGAAAATAGATTTGCAGGAGATCAAAACACCCAGAGAAAAAACAGGACAGAAGATAGTGAAGTGGAGCCTGTTTGCATTCGTATTCATGATCATCGGCTCTGCGATCGTTTCTTATTTTCCTTTGCCCGGCATGGTGGATGCCATCAAAACCATACCGCAACATATTGATACCAGGATGATCCTGATGATGATGTTAACGGGGTTCCTTGCGCAGATGGCCGATGGTTCTCTGGGTATGGGATATGGAACCATTTCAACAGTATTCCTGCTGGCAGTAGGAGTGCCGCCTGCCATTGTGAGTAGCCGCGTGCATTCGGCGCGTGTGTTTTCCAGTGGCGTATCCGGATACAGTCACCATCGTTTTGGCAACATCAATAAAAAATTATTCAAAACACTGGTAATACCGGGCATACTGGGTGCAGTAACCGGCGCATCGCTGGCTTGTTTCTTCAGTAAATCTCATCCGCAAGTAGCATTGTGGGTGCGGTTTTTACTGACATTCTATACTGCTTACCTCGGATATTATATCATTCGCAAAGCGTTTGTTAAAAAGAAATCATTGAACAAAGTGAAAAGGGCAGGCTGGCTCGCTTCCGTGGGTGGTTTCATGGATGCTTTTGCCGGTGGTGGATGGGGCGCATTGGTAACCAGCACACTGATTGCCAAAAGAAAAGATGCACGTTATGTGATCGGTTCTGTTTGTCTGGCAGAATTCTTTGTAGTGCTCGCAAGCGCTATCACATTTTTCATTTTGCTGGAAAACCTGCCTATAGGCGAGATCATAGGATTGATTGTAGGGGGCATGATCGCTGCGCCTATTGCAGCAAGACTGGTAGGCAAGTTGCCCTTGAAAACCATGTACATTACTATTGGAGGCTTTGTAGTACTTACCAGTATTTACACGTTGTGGAATGTAATCCACAAAATTTGGATCTAA
- a CDS encoding RNA polymerase sigma factor: MHVIVALKKGNHDIFISVLKSRHTHVFRFFYKKTGDVEAAKELTQQCFIRLWEYRQSLSESYTFERQLFAIAKSVLSNYLKKEKTFSDFKIRFTAKQDEETPADHYFEQQDFIHTAFEQLTPIQRQILNLKFVDGLTNKEISHQLSLSIKTVEWHISNAYGYLRKLVHSI; this comes from the coding sequence ATGCATGTTATTGTCGCCTTGAAAAAAGGCAACCATGATATATTTATTTCGGTTTTAAAATCGCGACATACCCATGTATTTCGCTTTTTCTATAAAAAAACGGGCGATGTTGAAGCAGCCAAAGAACTTACTCAACAATGCTTTATAAGGCTGTGGGAATACCGGCAATCATTATCTGAATCTTATACATTCGAGAGACAACTTTTTGCCATCGCTAAGAGTGTTTTATCCAACTACCTCAAAAAGGAAAAAACATTTTCCGATTTCAAAATAAGGTTTACTGCAAAACAGGATGAAGAAACGCCGGCTGACCATTATTTTGAACAACAGGATTTCATCCATACTGCATTTGAGCAGCTCACTCCTATACAACGTCAAATACTCAATCTGAAGTTTGTTGACGGCCTTACCAATAAAGAGATCTCGCATCAATTGTCATTGTCTATCAAGACGGTAGAATGGCATATCAGCAATGCTTATGGCTATTTGCGCAAGCTGGTGCACAGCATTTAG
- a CDS encoding FecR family protein: protein MKRINEISKTHLSKDPELFKEFLKIEEGDELWEEWKNEDASVISLDESMSEQIIQTVTEHTRRPKVMYMGFKLLAAACIAALVVAGVFYFSFSDENGRQTQLAIVKQKDVQTVKKENRGEIDMQLILPDHSIVLLHPKSSVSYDAVCFKNTDTAVRGIFLTGSAFFKVAKNPRKPFTVYSGGLSTVALGTEFDVVKHDENTTIKLYEGKVLVSVLKPHKGWAKGVVLVPGQMVSLSDGVPKKINDAVLPAKAKDSISTKRKLNIKIEPPTQLLPLQCDNMPLEDVLKTLEQYYKVSIIYDKELLKDKYFSGEVLPDKSPDAMLNIICNMQHLIAEKSDSGYLIHQ from the coding sequence ATGAAGCGAATAAATGAAATCAGTAAAACGCATTTATCAAAAGATCCGGAATTGTTTAAAGAATTTCTGAAAATAGAAGAAGGTGATGAGTTATGGGAAGAGTGGAAAAATGAGGACGCAAGTGTAATTTCCTTAGACGAATCCATGTCAGAACAGATTATTCAGACTGTAACTGAGCATACGCGCAGGCCTAAAGTGATGTATATGGGCTTTAAGCTTTTAGCTGCGGCATGTATAGCTGCATTGGTTGTAGCCGGGGTATTTTATTTTTCTTTTTCTGATGAGAACGGAAGGCAAACGCAACTGGCCATTGTAAAGCAAAAAGATGTTCAAACTGTAAAAAAGGAAAACCGCGGAGAGATAGATATGCAATTGATATTACCCGATCATTCAATTGTGTTGTTGCATCCCAAATCTTCTGTTTCTTATGATGCAGTATGTTTTAAAAATACTGATACAGCTGTGCGGGGTATTTTTTTAACGGGATCTGCTTTTTTCAAAGTAGCTAAAAATCCCCGGAAACCCTTTACTGTGTACTCGGGAGGCTTGTCTACCGTGGCGTTGGGTACCGAGTTCGATGTAGTGAAACATGATGAAAATACCACCATTAAGCTGTATGAAGGTAAAGTGCTGGTAAGTGTATTGAAGCCCCATAAAGGTTGGGCAAAAGGGGTTGTTTTGGTTCCCGGACAAATGGTGTCGCTAAGTGATGGTGTTCCGAAAAAAATAAATGATGCTGTATTGCCGGCAAAAGCAAAAGACAGTATTTCAACAAAGAGGAAACTGAACATTAAGATAGAGCCTCCAACTCAATTATTGCCGCTTCAATGCGATAATATGCCGCTTGAAGATGTGCTGAAAACGCTGGAGCAGTATTATAAAGTGAGTATCATCTACGATAAGGAGCTGTTGAAGGATAAATATTTCAGTGGAGAAGTCCTGCCGGACAAATCTCCTGACGCAATGCTCAACATTATTTGCAACATGCAGCATTTGATAGCTGAAAAGAGCGATTCAGGGTATTTGATCCATCAATAG
- a CDS encoding SusC/RagA family TonB-linked outer membrane protein encodes MKQLRNSQRMLCVLLITLFFCAKGIAQSITGTVVNDSGNVISNASIKIIGKKNKKVWNAVSDEEGRFSFTDLQKGEDAYVVEVTHIGYMLWKLENYKTKSKGDNLLLIRLTQKENDLEQVVVVGYGTQKKVDLTGAVSQVGSEVFDNKPMPNVARGLEGVVPNLNIVMTDGKPIRSPNYNVRGTTSIGQGGSALVLIDGVPGDPGLLNPNDIESVTVLKDAASAAIYGARGSYGVVLFTTKKPKKGKTQINFGANYTINKRTVTPQVVTDGYEWTKNFVDAYSAWYDYLTPPTTINSIIPYTPDIMDSLKMRHDNPSLPKVSVDPATGKYLYFGSTDWYHELYSNNTPAQEYALSVSGSNDKADFLISGRYYNQGGIFRYNPDDFKRYNLRLKGGIQLAPWFTLSDNLDFNTYNYFYPVVNGGSPIWRYIDVASAPLGTMFNPDGTLTPSSYLGVGDLYTGNNTQVTKQVYIRNTTSFTGNIIRKMLNIKGDFTYAYTNNQLTGKYYPVTYSSGPGIKGSNNNNYLQQTTGVTKYYAANLYGQFDKKFGSHAITLLAGTNIEDQRFEATSVRRDGLLDPSLPDFNLLNGQNYIVTGGGNEWAIAGFFFRGNYNYKEKYLVEFNGRYDGSSKFPYYSRFGLFPSVSAGWVLSKESFMNFTKGFLDNLKIRGSFGSLGNGQLSNPYQYIPSMSVSQNTSIAINGAFPTYTSQPAVLPKGLTWETASTYDGGIDMSLFRNRLTASFDYYQRYTRNMFTVSKPLPAVFGAGVPFGNYADLKTTGWDLTINWRDKINNNLSYSIGLVLSDSKAFITKYNNPNNVLPYNTTTYYAGERLGEIWGMVTDGFFTQADLNGKHNDQSYIVVSNSNVLMPGDIKFKDLNGDGKINIGQGTLADHGDLKVIGNTQPRYSFGINTNLTWKSLSLSAFFQGIGHQDWWPGTEAAYFWGQYNRPYESVPIDMMKNVWSESNPNAYFPRYRGYVALQGTRELVIPQTGYLQNVAYIRLKSLNLTWTIPAKWVKGLKSAQVFFAGQNLFTYSPLYKHTKSFDPEVVYGADPEVSSGAGNGYDYPMLKSYTFGVNINL; translated from the coding sequence GTGAAACAACTACGGAATTCGCAAAGGATGTTATGCGTACTGCTTATTACTTTATTTTTTTGTGCAAAGGGTATCGCACAATCAATTACCGGAACGGTTGTAAATGACTCCGGCAATGTAATCAGCAATGCATCGATCAAAATCATTGGTAAGAAGAATAAGAAAGTATGGAACGCCGTATCGGATGAAGAGGGACGGTTTTCTTTTACTGATCTGCAAAAAGGAGAAGACGCTTATGTCGTTGAAGTTACGCATATAGGATACATGCTGTGGAAGCTTGAAAATTATAAGACAAAGAGCAAGGGCGATAACCTGCTCTTGATACGGCTTACCCAAAAAGAAAACGACCTGGAACAGGTGGTAGTTGTTGGATATGGTACACAGAAAAAGGTTGACCTTACAGGAGCCGTTTCCCAGGTGGGCAGTGAAGTTTTCGATAACAAGCCAATGCCTAATGTGGCCAGGGGGTTGGAAGGTGTTGTTCCTAATTTAAACATTGTAATGACCGATGGTAAACCCATTCGGTCTCCCAACTATAATGTAAGGGGTACTACATCGATAGGGCAGGGTGGTAGTGCGCTTGTGTTGATAGACGGTGTGCCTGGTGACCCTGGTTTGCTGAACCCCAATGATATCGAAAGCGTAACCGTTTTGAAAGATGCGGCTTCAGCAGCCATCTACGGTGCACGTGGTTCGTACGGCGTAGTATTGTTTACAACCAAAAAGCCTAAGAAAGGAAAGACGCAGATTAATTTTGGCGCCAATTATACGATCAATAAAAGAACGGTTACACCGCAGGTAGTTACTGATGGATATGAATGGACAAAAAATTTCGTAGATGCCTACAGTGCATGGTACGATTACCTCACACCGCCTACCACCATCAACAGCATCATTCCGTATACACCCGATATCATGGATTCTTTAAAGATGCGGCATGATAACCCGTCGCTGCCGAAAGTATCAGTAGATCCTGCTACAGGAAAATACCTGTATTTCGGAAGTACAGATTGGTACCATGAGCTGTATTCAAATAATACGCCTGCACAGGAATACGCATTAAGTGTTTCGGGAAGCAACGATAAAGCAGATTTCCTGATATCAGGCAGGTACTATAACCAGGGAGGTATTTTCCGGTATAACCCGGATGATTTTAAAAGATACAATCTTCGGTTGAAAGGTGGTATTCAACTTGCTCCATGGTTTACATTAAGCGACAACCTCGATTTCAATACTTACAACTATTTCTACCCGGTTGTAAACGGAGGATCACCTATATGGCGATATATAGACGTAGCCAGTGCGCCCCTGGGAACCATGTTCAACCCGGACGGAACACTTACTCCGTCATCTTACCTGGGTGTTGGAGATTTGTATACAGGCAACAACACGCAAGTAACCAAGCAGGTTTATATTCGTAATACAACATCTTTTACAGGAAACATTATCAGGAAAATGCTGAACATAAAAGGTGATTTTACGTATGCTTATACCAATAACCAGCTAACGGGCAAATATTATCCTGTTACCTACAGCTCCGGCCCTGGTATTAAAGGTTCCAACAACAATAATTACCTTCAGCAAACCACCGGCGTTACAAAATATTACGCGGCCAACCTGTATGGACAATTCGATAAAAAGTTCGGATCGCATGCAATTACCTTATTGGCTGGTACCAATATTGAAGACCAGCGCTTCGAAGCCACTTCTGTTCGCAGAGATGGTTTATTAGATCCTTCATTGCCGGATTTCAATTTGTTAAACGGACAAAACTACATTGTTACCGGCGGTGGTAACGAATGGGCGATAGCCGGGTTCTTTTTCAGAGGCAATTACAATTACAAAGAAAAATACCTGGTAGAATTCAATGGACGTTACGACGGCTCGTCTAAATTTCCTTATTATTCCCGCTTTGGCCTATTCCCATCGGTTTCTGCCGGATGGGTTCTTTCCAAAGAATCCTTTATGAATTTCACAAAAGGCTTTTTGGATAACCTGAAAATCAGGGGTTCGTTTGGTAGTTTGGGTAACGGGCAGTTGAGCAACCCTTACCAGTATATTCCCTCCATGTCTGTTAGTCAAAATACTTCCATTGCAATTAACGGCGCATTCCCTACCTATACCAGTCAGCCCGCGGTGTTGCCCAAGGGACTTACCTGGGAAACAGCATCTACCTATGATGGTGGCATAGATATGAGTTTGTTCCGTAACAGGCTTACAGCTTCCTTCGATTATTACCAACGTTATACGCGAAACATGTTTACCGTAAGCAAGCCTTTGCCTGCTGTGTTTGGAGCGGGTGTGCCTTTTGGTAACTACGCAGATCTTAAAACAACAGGGTGGGACCTGACAATTAATTGGCGCGATAAAATCAACAACAATTTAAGCTATAGCATTGGATTAGTATTGTCGGATAGCAAGGCCTTTATTACCAAGTACAACAACCCCAACAATGTGCTTCCCTATAATACTACTACTTATTATGCCGGCGAAAGATTGGGAGAAATATGGGGCATGGTCACAGACGGATTTTTTACACAGGCAGACCTGAACGGTAAGCATAACGACCAATCGTATATTGTTGTATCCAACTCCAATGTGCTGATGCCCGGTGATATTAAATTCAAAGACCTGAACGGAGATGGTAAAATCAACATTGGCCAGGGCACATTGGCCGATCATGGCGACCTGAAAGTGATCGGTAACACGCAGCCCCGGTATAGTTTCGGCATCAACACCAATTTAACCTGGAAGTCGCTTTCGTTGAGCGCGTTTTTCCAGGGTATTGGTCACCAGGACTGGTGGCCCGGAACAGAAGCCGCTTATTTCTGGGGGCAGTATAACCGCCCTTACGAATCCGTTCCCATCGATATGATGAAGAACGTATGGAGCGAAAGCAATCCCAATGCTTATTTTCCCCGCTACAGAGGTTATGTGGCATTGCAGGGAACGAGGGAATTGGTGATTCCACAAACAGGGTACCTGCAAAATGTAGCATACATCAGGTTAAAAAGCCTCAACCTTACCTGGACTATACCAGCTAAATGGGTTAAAGGTCTCAAAAGCGCCCAGGTGTTTTTTGCGGGACAGAATTTGTTCACCTATTCTCCCTTGTATAAACATACCAAGAGTTTCGACCCCGAAGTGGTGTATGGTGCTGATCCGGAAGTATCATCCGGCGCTGGCAACGGATATGATTATCCTATGTTGAAGTCTTATACGTTCGGTGTTAACATCAATTTATAA
- a CDS encoding RagB/SusD family nutrient uptake outer membrane protein encodes MKKLIWIAIIISSLQGCTKFLDKQPFASITPDKVFSNASDMALYVNSLYINQIPTGNDIAQGDGNTDYISSNNIPSMMQASTTPDNIGGWSWTTLRNINYFLDNAAGSTIDNTVKSNYIGIARFFRAWFYYGMVKTYGDVPWYSHAMDPADSALYKPRDSRVLVMDSVVADLDYAIANITLTKDNGCSNITKMTALALKARVCLFEGTFRKYHTELNLTATANDYLNAAVAAATQIMSAKQYSLHNTNSPYSDYRSLFTTETPFFDEIILARIYNNSLKLWNNLNAIFYSTTLSGRYSPTKQFIDTYLNLDGSRFTDQPMFDTIFFVNEMKNRDPRLQQTVRCNGYKYSDGTSAPPDYAYTFTGYQIMKYSIDNKLANTSTINNNSIPIFRYAEVLLNYAEAKAELGQFTATDWNNTIKLIRQRAGIQNSNYPTVIDSYLQTTYFPDIADAALLEIRRERGTELFCEGLRFDDIRRWKEGPMMSLPYLGVYVPQLNKPYAMNGDGVLNVSFVTAAPSSKQPGVVYDLVAGSTISLTNGSSGNIHWLYNMDSQRKWNDKYYYQPIPTSQIVLNPALTQSPGW; translated from the coding sequence ATGAAAAAATTAATTTGGATAGCAATCATTATTTCATCATTGCAAGGATGCACCAAATTCCTGGACAAGCAACCGTTTGCAAGCATTACGCCTGATAAAGTTTTTTCCAATGCAAGTGATATGGCGTTGTATGTGAATTCGCTTTACATCAACCAGATACCCACCGGAAACGATATAGCGCAGGGAGACGGCAATACTGATTATATCAGCAGTAACAATATCCCATCCATGATGCAGGCTTCCACCACGCCCGATAATATTGGGGGCTGGTCGTGGACTACATTGAGGAATATCAACTATTTCCTTGATAATGCTGCCGGGTCTACCATTGATAATACTGTCAAAAGCAATTATATCGGTATAGCGCGTTTTTTCAGGGCATGGTTCTACTATGGAATGGTAAAGACTTATGGAGATGTGCCCTGGTATAGCCATGCGATGGATCCTGCTGACTCGGCATTGTATAAACCAAGGGATTCCCGGGTGTTGGTAATGGATTCTGTTGTTGCCGATCTGGACTATGCTATTGCGAATATTACGCTTACAAAAGACAATGGCTGCTCCAACATTACCAAAATGACGGCACTGGCGCTGAAAGCACGCGTATGTTTGTTTGAAGGCACTTTCAGGAAATACCATACAGAGCTGAATCTTACTGCTACAGCAAACGATTATCTGAATGCCGCAGTTGCAGCCGCTACACAGATCATGAGTGCTAAACAATATTCACTGCATAATACCAATTCGCCATACAGCGATTACCGTTCTTTGTTCACCACAGAAACGCCTTTTTTCGATGAAATTATATTGGCAAGGATATACAACAATTCATTGAAGTTGTGGAATAACTTAAATGCTATTTTTTACAGCACTACACTTTCCGGCAGGTATAGTCCTACTAAACAGTTCATCGATACATATCTTAACCTGGACGGTTCCCGTTTTACCGATCAGCCCATGTTCGATACCATCTTCTTTGTGAATGAAATGAAGAACAGGGATCCGCGCTTGCAACAAACTGTTCGATGCAACGGCTACAAATACAGCGATGGCACTTCCGCTCCTCCCGATTATGCTTATACGTTCACCGGATACCAGATCATGAAATATTCGATCGACAATAAGTTGGCCAATACCAGCACCATCAATAATAATTCCATTCCTATTTTCAGGTATGCAGAAGTGTTGTTGAATTATGCGGAAGCAAAGGCTGAACTGGGACAATTTACGGCAACTGATTGGAACAATACCATCAAGCTGATACGCCAGCGTGCAGGCATACAAAATAGCAATTATCCAACTGTTATAGATAGTTATCTTCAAACCACTTATTTCCCGGATATAGCAGACGCTGCTTTGCTGGAAATCCGCAGGGAGCGTGGTACGGAACTGTTTTGTGAAGGCCTGCGATTTGACGATATTCGTCGTTGGAAAGAAGGCCCCATGATGTCTTTGCCTTACCTGGGTGTGTATGTGCCGCAGTTGAATAAACCCTATGCCATGAATGGAGATGGAGTGCTGAATGTGTCTTTTGTAACAGCGGCGCCGTCTTCAAAACAGCCTGGGGTTGTGTATGATCTTGTTGCCGGAAGCACTATTTCGCTGACCAATGGTTCTAGTGGCAATATCCATTGGTTGTATAATATGGATAGCCAGCGGAAATGGAATGATAAATACTATTATCAGCCCATTCCTACATCACAGATCGTGTTAAACCCGGCCCTCACACAGAGCCCGGGATGGTAA